A stretch of DNA from Candidatus Bathyarchaeota archaeon:
GCGTTGAACAGACCTTTTATGAAACGTTTTCCCACAAAGCTGCTAAGACCCAGCGCAACTCCTATTGGAACACACCACAAAATCGACAAGACGGTAGCGGTTCCTGAGATGTAGATGGACCGTAAAGTTATGCTAAGGATTTCAGGGTCACTTGAAGCTATAAGCCGAATGGCCTCTCCAAAACCTTCAGTAAACTCTTCTACCAAAAATACGAGCACTAAGAAGATAGTTAAGAAAAAGACTATAATCAGAATAGGAATAGCATCTGCCTTTCTCATGATTTGTCAGCCCATGGAGTCAGTTAATTTCAGCTGTAAAGTTCAAGATGCCCATTTCTGTATTTAGGCGGACACTCTGAATCATCAAAGAAGGCGTAGTCTTTGATCATCTGTACTATTGTTGGATCTGTGTTGTTTTTTAGGAGATTTACTGCTGGATGGAACAGGCTTTGTCTATATTTGTTTATCCCATATTCTTCGATTAGTTGTTGTCCCTCTTCGGATGTTAAGTATTTTAAAAACGTGATTGCCCCTTCGAAGTTTGCTTGTGAATGAAATGTTTGTTTCACAACGATTGCACTGTAAACGTTAAGCAGTTGTTGCCCTTGAATTACGAGTTCAGTAAGGTTAGGTACTAAGTTTGGGTCAGCGTTGCTGTACGCGAGGAATGTTCCAATGTCAGCAAAAGTGTAGGCGTACATTTGGTTTGCTGTTTTTAGAGTGTTTCCCATACCAGAACCAGTTTCTATGAACCAGCTTGTTTCGTCTCTTATTTCTGTCCAGTTAAAACCAGCCTCCGTCCACAGAGCTTTTTCCTTTGAATGAGTCCCGGAATTGTCTCCTCTTGAAATCCACAATGCTGCAGAGTTTCTTCCAGCAGAAACAATTTTTGAAAATGCTTCAATTGGGAGTAGGCTACTAATTCCAGCAGGGTCTGTTTCAGGACCTACTATTTCGAAGAAGTTGTATGCGATGATTTTTCTGTTGACGCCGTAGCCGCCTTCGAGGAATGTAAGTTCGCTTGAAGGTGAGTGTACCAGTATCATGTCTGCGTCTCCTCGTTGGGCGAATTGGATGGCTATGCCTGTTCCGACTGAAACGAAGTAGACGTCGATGTTGTGTTTTGCTTCGAATTGGATTTCCACTTCGTCCAGTAGTCCTGTGTCGAAGAGGCTGGTGGTTGTGGCTACGACTAGTGTTTGTCTTGTTGTCATGTTATAGTATAGGGTGGTGCTTCCAACTGAGGCTACTGAGGCTATGGCTGCAACTATTATGACTGTTCCCCATGTGCCAAGGTTCATTTTTTCGTCACCATTATGTTTGTCTGTACATATCGCTTTTATAGCCTTAAATGCATATCGCTCTTTTAAAGGAGCCAACCGAATTATTGGAGTTCCTTAAACGTTCTGTTCGTGTTTTACGCATAGGCTAGTCTAGGCCGGAGAGGTTGTATAAACGTGCAAACCTCTCACGCAGAAGGATTTAGATCATGTTCAAGTTTTCCTTTACTGTTGTCAGGACCAAATGTGTATTTGTTCGTTCAACTAGTGGCAACGAAAGCAAACGTTTAGTAAAAGCACTCAATTCTTCTCGATTATAAAATTTGGCAATAACGAAAGCATCAGTTTGCCCGGTTACGTCATAAACACAGCAAATGTTAGGCCATTTAGCAATTTCTCTCTCCATCTCCAGAAGCTTACCCTTTGCCACTACAACCTCAGTTACAACAGTCAATTCATAACCAAGTTTCTCATGATCTAAAATCGCAGAATATCCCTTAATTACTCCTCCCCTCTCCATTCTCTTTATTCTTCCCAGAACTGTCCCCACAGAGACGCCGAGTCGCCTTGCAATTTGCCGACTTGAAAGTCTTGCATCCGCCAACAACAACTCCAATATTCTGACATCTGTCTCATCCATCACATGTGCACCTCTCAGAATTTCCACAAATACACAACGCAATAGGTTCTTTATAAGACATTTGTATAGAAAAGCTCTGAAAAGGGTTAAATTCTTGCAGGAAATAAAAGCTTTGTTAAACAGGTGGAGCAGAACTCTATGACTTTCAAGGAAGATGTGAAAGAGTGTGTTGAAAATCTGAGAAAACACAAAACGCAATACGTCATCCTCCACTTCATAGATATACAAGGAAACTTCAGAGGAAGAACAATTTCAGCTACTGAAATAGAAAACGCCCTTTCCAACGGTGTCGGATTCGATGGCTCAAGCATCTACGGATTTGCTTCTATAGAAAAAAGCGACATGGTAATGCAGCCAGACCCAGCAACCCTCGCCATGCTACCACACTACATATACAACCACAACGTTGCCACGACAATATGCAAAATCAAATGGCCTAACGGCAGTCCGCACACTGGCGATTCTCGATATATGCTTCAAAAATACGCTCAAAAACTGCAAGAAAAAGGCTACACTCCAACTGCAGCAGCAGAGCTTGAATTCTATCTAGTTAAGACCCATGACGGCATCGTAGAACCCGTTGAAAACCACATTAAGGAAAACCCACGCTACTTCGACATTCTCCCCGGCCGAGATTTAACAGAGCAATACCGCATGGACCTCTGTGATGCACTATCAGAAATGGGACTTAAGGTTGAGCGACAGCAGCATGAGGTTGGCTCGGCCCAAAACGAAATAACTTTCAAATACGCAGGCCCAGTTGCCACCGCAGACAACATCTTGAAACACAAATATGTGTCAAAAGCTATCGCCCACAAAAAATATGGTTGGACAGCGACATACATGCCAAAACCTTGGATAGGTAAGGCTGGCAACGGCATGCATGTTCATCTTAGCTTGTTCAGCAAGAACAAAAACTTGTTCTATGATGAGGATGGCTATGCAAAAACCAGCCAAATGTGTAGATACTTCACAGGTGGACTACTAACCCATGCAGAGGCGTTAGCTGCAATCGTTGCACCAACTGTTAACAGCTATAAACGATTGTTGCCAGGATACGAAGCACCTGTATATCTGGCTTGGAGCAGAAGCAATCGTTCTGCACTCGTCCGTATACCAGAAGACTTTCAAAGTAAAGAAAACGAAGTGCGAATAGAGTTCAGGTGTCCAGACCCACTTTGTAACCCTTATCTAGCTTACCTAGTCTTGTTTAAAGCCGGGATGGACGGAGTAAAGCGGAAAATTGACCCAGGCGACCCTGTTGAAGCAAACACATATCATTTAACAGAAGCTGAACGCAAAAAACTGGGTATAGAAAAACTACCCGCCTCATTAAAGGAGGCATTAGAGACATGGGAAAGCGATGACATATGCATGCAAGCCTTGGGGAAAGAAAACGCGCAAACCTACGCTGAGCTGAAGTTGAGAGAATGGAAAGAATACGAAAACCACATGTCAGAAGAAACTGCAGAAATTACACCATGGGAGATTGAAAAATACCTTTTCGCATAAAACCGTAACAGTAAAGTAACTAAGCCTTTCCTCACTACCATAAATAATCAAGATAGGAATTGACATGAGAGTTGACACAGTCTTAGTCTTAGACTTCGGCGGTCAATACTGCCACTTAATAGCAAGACGAATAAGAGAAAACAATGTTTACTCAGAAATAGTTTCCCCCGATATCTCGCCTGCTGAAATAGAAAATTGGCAAAAAAAAGTCAACGCTAAAGGTCTTGTCTTATCTGGCGGTCCCCAGAGCGTTTTTGAACCGCATGCCCTCAAAATTGACCCAAAAATCCTCGATTTGAATCTGCCAGTTTTGGCACTGTGCTATGGGCATCAACTAATAGCCCACATCACAGGAGGATCAGTCAAGCCTGCAGAGAAAAGAGAATTCGGCATCGCCTACGCAACAATAGACAAACCTGTCGGCATGTTGAAAGGTTTAAGCAATCAAGAAAAGGTTTGGATGAGCCACAGCGACACGGTTTATGGTCTCCCAAACGAATATGAACCCTTAGCTCATACCGAGAACTGCCCAGTTGCTGCCTTCCGCCACAAGAAAAGCCCCATTTACGGGTTGCAGTGGCACCCTGAGGTAGTTCACACAGAAAACGGAGAGAAAATGCTGAAGAACTTTCTCTTTGAAGTATGTCAGTGCCAGCCAAACTGGACAATGGAAGACTTTATAGGAAAAGCTATAGACGAGACAAGAAAATTGATAGGCGATAGTAGAGTAATAGTGGCGTTAAGTGGTGGCATAGACTCTAGCACCGCAACAGCTCTAGCCGCCAAAGCCATAGGCAAAAACTTGACAGCCGTATTCGTAGATCATGGTTTTATGCGTGAAAACGAACCAGAATTTGTCAAGACCACGTTCCAAAAATTTGATATACACTTTATAGCCGTTGATGCTCGACAGAGATTTTTACAAAAACTCCAAGGCGTAATCGACCCGGAGCAGAAACGTAGGATTATTGGCGAAGAGTTTGTTCGCGTTTTCGAGGAAGAAGCGAGAAAGGTTGACGCAGAGTACCTTTTGCAGGGAACAATCTACCCAGACAGAATTGAATCAGGGTTTCGGAAATTCTCAGACAAGATAAAGACTCATCACAACGTTGCAGGGTTGCCGACGAAAATGGAGTTCAAAACAGTTGTCGAGCCCTTAAGAGATTTATATAAAGATGAGGTGCGGAAAGTTGCCAGAAAGTTGGGATTGCTAGATGAAATTGTTAAGAGGCAACCTTTTCCAGGACCTGGCTTGGCTGTGAGAATAATAGGCGAGGTCACAGAAGACAAGCTGAACATTGTAAGAAAGGCGGACAGGATAGTTACCGAAGAAATTGAAGATGCTGGTTTAGCGGATGAGTTGTGGCAGTATTTTGCGGTTTTTGTAGATACCAAAAGCACGGGGGTTAAAGGAGATTCTAGAGCGTATGGCTGCATGGTGGCGGTGCGGATTGTTGAAAGTAGAGAAGCCATGACCGCTAGTTTTGCAAAGATTCCACACGAGGTTCTTGAAAGGATTTCCTCTAGGATAACGAATGAGATACCTAAAGTGACCAGAGTGGTCTATGACGTTACCCACAAGCCACCCGCAACGATAGAATGGGAATAAAAAACCTAATCTGCCAGTTCACCTCACAACAGGAGTAGTGAAGAAATGAGGCTTAACGATTATCTGTCAAAGTTTGCTGAATTGAAAGCGTTATATGAAATTGTGAGAAACGACTTCTCCAATAGAGGACTTG
This window harbors:
- the guaA gene encoding glutamine-hydrolyzing GMP synthase; its protein translation is MDMRVDTVLVLDFGGQYCHLIARRIRENNVYSEIVSPDISPAEIENWQKKVNAKGLVLSGGPQSVFEPHALKIDPKILDLNLPVLALCYGHQLIAHITGGSVKPAEKREFGIAYATIDKPVGMLKGLSNQEKVWMSHSDTVYGLPNEYEPLAHTENCPVAAFRHKKSPIYGLQWHPEVVHTENGEKMLKNFLFEVCQCQPNWTMEDFIGKAIDETRKLIGDSRVIVALSGGIDSSTATALAAKAIGKNLTAVFVDHGFMRENEPEFVKTTFQKFDIHFIAVDARQRFLQKLQGVIDPEQKRRIIGEEFVRVFEEEARKVDAEYLLQGTIYPDRIESGFRKFSDKIKTHHNVAGLPTKMEFKTVVEPLRDLYKDEVRKVARKLGLLDEIVKRQPFPGPGLAVRIIGEVTEDKLNIVRKADRIVTEEIEDAGLADELWQYFAVFVDTKSTGVKGDSRAYGCMVAVRIVESREAMTASFAKIPHEVLERISSRITNEIPKVTRVVYDVTHKPPATIEWE
- a CDS encoding Lrp/AsnC family transcriptional regulator, encoding MDETDVRILELLLADARLSSRQIARRLGVSVGTVLGRIKRMERGGVIKGYSAILDHEKLGYELTVVTEVVVAKGKLLEMEREIAKWPNICCVYDVTGQTDAFVIAKFYNREELSAFTKRLLSLPLVERTNTHLVLTTVKENLNMI
- the glnA gene encoding type I glutamate--ammonia ligase is translated as MTFKEDVKECVENLRKHKTQYVILHFIDIQGNFRGRTISATEIENALSNGVGFDGSSIYGFASIEKSDMVMQPDPATLAMLPHYIYNHNVATTICKIKWPNGSPHTGDSRYMLQKYAQKLQEKGYTPTAAAELEFYLVKTHDGIVEPVENHIKENPRYFDILPGRDLTEQYRMDLCDALSEMGLKVERQQHEVGSAQNEITFKYAGPVATADNILKHKYVSKAIAHKKYGWTATYMPKPWIGKAGNGMHVHLSLFSKNKNLFYDEDGYAKTSQMCRYFTGGLLTHAEALAAIVAPTVNSYKRLLPGYEAPVYLAWSRSNRSALVRIPEDFQSKENEVRIEFRCPDPLCNPYLAYLVLFKAGMDGVKRKIDPGDPVEANTYHLTEAERKKLGIEKLPASLKEALETWESDDICMQALGKENAQTYAELKLREWKEYENHMSEETAEITPWEIEKYLFA
- a CDS encoding substrate-binding domain-containing protein, which gives rise to MNLGTWGTVIIVAAIASVASVGSTTLYYNMTTRQTLVVATTTSLFDTGLLDEVEIQFEAKHNIDVYFVSVGTGIAIQFAQRGDADMILVHSPSSELTFLEGGYGVNRKIIAYNFFEIVGPETDPAGISSLLPIEAFSKIVSAGRNSAALWISRGDNSGTHSKEKALWTEAGFNWTEIRDETSWFIETGSGMGNTLKTANQMYAYTFADIGTFLAYSNADPNLVPNLTELVIQGQQLLNVYSAIVVKQTFHSQANFEGAITFLKYLTSEEGQQLIEEYGINKYRQSLFHPAVNLLKNNTDPTIVQMIKDYAFFDDSECPPKYRNGHLELYS